A window of Desulfobaccales bacterium contains these coding sequences:
- a CDS encoding UXX-star (seleno)protein family 1, which produces MTTEITIFGKKTUPFTRKAREAKTKEGLTVIYRDVQEDAQALAEMLELTDGNRRVPVLVQGEKLSIGFGGS; this is translated from the coding sequence ATGACCACAGAGATCACCATCTTCGGCAAAAAAACCTGACCATTTACCCGGAAGGCCCGGGAGGCCAAGACCAAGGAAGGCTTGACGGTCATTTATCGGGACGTTCAAGAAGATGCCCAGGCCCTGGCAGAGATGCTCGAGCTCACCGACGGCAACCGCCGGGTGCCGGTCTTGGTGCAGGGTGAGAAACTGAGCATCGGTTTCGGGGGCTCCTGA
- a CDS encoding cyclic nucleotide-binding domain-containing protein, with protein MEAPKKPTGAVEAGLKLCQLGHEVNVPAGTRLVSQGETPEFFYVIQAGSVRVFRETSEGIRTELTELRAGSYFGEVALVTGRPRTASVEAAVDSKLIKVSKEEFDRLLDQNPQLSRHIIQQLADWLVAGDSRLETETVHQVKLRQVSYFDYVLMMGLSLILALVFNIYNDNRIPLIHGWGLPAVPEITTDQAVALAREHKAIFVDARKTAFYAQEHIKGAQNLPEILFDIMFPMFQFTLEQTPGDMDKTLIVYGGTLSRRMDVDLARLLISKRLKHVVVMQDYGAWTKVFPIEKKSPQPAPTMPLGLPGLLEWIPVSMFLLILIPPIRRSPYLAMFCRVLLGAIFISFALSKILRPAVFALNVVDYDMMPWFGVNLWSLALPWAELVCGLFLILGIRTRAAATLIAAMNIIFIVGLVNAILHHMPINCGCVGEVGEPVNWLKVMKNTGMVIMCIQIYLYDRFFVLDRGGFILRDRKI; from the coding sequence ATGGAGGCACCGAAAAAACCGACAGGAGCAGTAGAGGCAGGGCTCAAGCTTTGTCAATTAGGGCATGAGGTGAATGTGCCCGCGGGCACGCGGCTTGTGAGCCAGGGAGAGACGCCGGAATTTTTCTACGTCATCCAAGCCGGTTCAGTGCGGGTCTTTAGGGAAACCTCCGAAGGGATTCGGACCGAGTTGACCGAGTTGCGGGCCGGCAGCTATTTCGGAGAAGTGGCCCTGGTCACCGGAAGGCCCCGTACGGCCTCGGTTGAGGCCGCGGTGGACTCAAAACTGATCAAGGTTTCCAAGGAAGAATTCGACCGCTTGCTAGACCAGAATCCTCAGTTGTCCCGGCATATCATTCAGCAGTTGGCCGACTGGCTGGTGGCCGGGGACAGCCGCCTGGAAACCGAAACGGTGCACCAGGTCAAGCTGCGGCAGGTTTCTTACTTCGATTATGTCCTGATGATGGGGTTGAGCCTCATTCTCGCCCTAGTTTTTAACATTTACAACGATAACCGGATTCCCCTGATTCACGGTTGGGGCTTACCTGCCGTGCCCGAGATTACGACAGACCAGGCCGTGGCCTTAGCCCGGGAGCATAAGGCCATTTTCGTTGATGCCAGGAAAACCGCCTTCTATGCGCAGGAACACATCAAGGGCGCCCAGAATCTGCCGGAGATCTTATTCGATATTATGTTCCCCATGTTCCAGTTCACCCTGGAGCAGACGCCGGGGGATATGGACAAAACCCTGATTGTCTACGGCGGCACCTTGAGCCGCCGCATGGACGTCGATCTGGCCCGTTTATTGATCAGCAAGCGTTTAAAGCACGTGGTGGTGATGCAAGATTACGGGGCCTGGACGAAGGTTTTTCCCATAGAAAAGAAGTCGCCCCAGCCGGCTCCCACCATGCCGCTGGGTCTGCCGGGCCTGCTTGAGTGGATACCGGTGAGCATGTTCTTGCTTATCCTGATTCCGCCCATCCGGCGCAGCCCATATCTAGCGATGTTCTGCCGGGTGCTTTTGGGGGCCATCTTCATTTCGTTCGCGTTGAGCAAAATCTTGCGGCCCGCGGTCTTTGCCTTGAACGTGGTGGATTACGATATGATGCCCTGGTTCGGCGTGAACCTGTGGTCCCTGGCTTTGCCGTGGGCCGAGTTGGTGTGCGGGCTGTTCCTGATCCTGGGCATCCGCACCAGGGCTGCGGCCACGCTTATCGCCGCCATGAATATCATCTTCATTGTGGGACTGGTTAATGCCATTTTGCATCATATGCCCATCAACTGCGGCTGTGTCGGCGAAGTGGGTGAGCCGGTCAACTGGCTGAAGGTTATGAAGAATACTGGCATGGTGATCATGTGCATCCAAATCTACCTCTACGATCGGTTTTTCGTGCTGGATCGGGGAGGGTTCATCTTGCGGGACAGAAAGATATGA
- a CDS encoding glycosyltransferase family 2 protein: MRTTTSAFPWTQVKWRSKEEQRVQTIDLALKILVPLILSVCLVVALKVGSFNGYINLLSRQSFGSPLMALGAGFTLIYLAFQLVRTVLWLRYKAYPVPPGPLPRVTVIIPAYNEGAMVEKSIYAAVASDYPADRLEIICIDDGSKDDTWSYIDKARKRYPKLIKAIRFPKNRGKKEGLYAGFIRGKGEFFVTIDSDSVISPDTVKQVIAPMLNDPKIGAVAGNVKVYNRLRCTMARMLAVRFVLAFDFLRASQSMYGCVTCTPGALSAYRAAVLKPVLKEWRTQTFMGLPANIGEDRALTNFVLRRGYYTSYQRTAVVHTMVPETYRGLCRMYLRWDRSNFRENWVQLKFIFSKYRARHRVLPILDFFITQIEFPLTYLFLGLLLFSFWLYPIVALKFFAGLGVLTLVWMYHYIHQERDMDFVYGIIYSYFAFFALNWVQPWAFLTVRNDRWLTR; the protein is encoded by the coding sequence ATGCGAACCACCACCTCTGCCTTTCCCTGGACTCAGGTGAAATGGCGCTCCAAAGAGGAACAGCGAGTCCAAACCATTGACCTGGCCCTCAAGATTTTAGTGCCGCTCATCTTGTCGGTCTGTTTGGTAGTTGCCCTGAAGGTAGGCTCATTTAACGGTTATATCAATCTATTGAGCCGCCAGAGCTTCGGCTCCCCCCTGATGGCCCTGGGGGCCGGCTTCACCCTGATCTACCTGGCCTTCCAACTGGTGCGCACTGTCTTATGGCTGCGCTATAAAGCCTATCCCGTACCCCCGGGCCCCTTGCCTCGGGTCACCGTCATCATCCCGGCTTATAACGAAGGCGCCATGGTGGAAAAATCCATCTACGCCGCAGTCGCCTCCGACTACCCCGCCGATCGGCTGGAAATCATCTGCATCGACGACGGCTCCAAGGACGACACGTGGTCCTATATCGATAAGGCCCGCAAACGCTATCCCAAGCTGATCAAGGCCATCCGCTTCCCCAAAAACCGGGGTAAAAAAGAAGGCCTGTACGCCGGCTTCATCCGGGGCAAGGGCGAGTTCTTTGTCACCATCGACTCCGACAGCGTGATCTCACCCGATACCGTCAAACAGGTCATTGCGCCCATGCTCAACGATCCCAAGATAGGGGCGGTAGCGGGCAACGTCAAGGTCTACAACCGGCTCCGCTGCACCATGGCCCGGATGCTGGCGGTGCGCTTCGTCCTGGCCTTTGATTTCCTGAGGGCCTCCCAATCCATGTACGGCTGCGTCACTTGCACTCCGGGCGCCTTGTCCGCCTACCGGGCCGCGGTGCTCAAACCCGTCCTTAAGGAATGGCGCACCCAAACGTTTATGGGCCTGCCCGCCAACATCGGTGAAGACCGCGCCCTGACCAACTTCGTCCTGCGCCGGGGCTATTATACCTCGTATCAACGCACCGCCGTGGTTCACACCATGGTGCCCGAAACCTACCGGGGCTTATGCCGCATGTACCTGCGCTGGGACCGCAGCAATTTCCGGGAAAACTGGGTCCAGCTCAAGTTCATCTTCAGCAAATACCGGGCGCGCCACCGGGTGCTGCCCATCCTGGATTTCTTTATCACCCAGATCGAGTTTCCCTTAACCTACCTCTTCCTGGGTCTGCTGCTCTTCTCCTTCTGGCTCTACCCCATCGTGGCGCTGAAATTCTTCGCCGGTTTGGGCGTCTTAACCCTGGTTTGGATGTACCACTATATCCACCAGGAACGGGACATGGATTTCGTCTACGGCATCATCTACTCCTACTTCGCCTTCTTCGCCCTCAACTGGGTCCAGCCCTGGGCCTTCCTCACCGTCAGAAACGACCGCTGGCTCACGCGTTAG
- the efp gene encoding elongation factor P, protein MYSTAEFKKGLKVEMDGIPYTIVDFQHVKPGKGGAFVRTKLKSLLSGRVIDQTFRSGEKVKKPDLVERDMQFLYREGDRFSMMDNENYDQIMLTEEQVGEARLYLIDNLDVKVLFFNQQPVGVEIPMFVELEVTQTEPGLKGDTAAGGTKPATLESGAAILVPLFINEGDRVKVDTRTGNYIERVK, encoded by the coding sequence ATGTATTCAACCGCGGAATTCAAAAAAGGTTTGAAGGTCGAAATGGACGGCATACCCTACACGATCGTAGACTTCCAGCACGTCAAGCCCGGCAAAGGCGGGGCCTTCGTGCGCACCAAGCTTAAAAGCCTGCTATCCGGCCGGGTTATAGATCAGACGTTTCGTTCCGGCGAAAAAGTCAAAAAGCCGGACCTCGTGGAGCGGGATATGCAATTTCTCTACCGTGAGGGTGACAGGTTCTCCATGATGGACAACGAGAACTATGACCAGATCATGCTCACCGAGGAGCAGGTGGGGGAGGCGCGGCTCTACCTGATAGATAATCTGGACGTCAAGGTCCTCTTTTTCAACCAACAGCCCGTAGGCGTGGAGATTCCCATGTTCGTGGAACTGGAAGTGACTCAGACCGAACCCGGGCTCAAGGGCGATACCGCGGCAGGCGGCACCAAGCCCGCCACTTTAGAAAGCGGGGCGGCCATCCTGGTGCCACTGTTTATCAACGAGGGTGACCGGGTTAAGGTGGATACCCGCACCGGCAACTATATTGAGCGGGTTAAATAA
- a CDS encoding septum formation initiator family protein: MTSPSATVETQKVGGGYKLLGWIALPLGVVLVLVLFSHRGLYQMYSLGHERQRLEKENARLAAENARLARTIDRLQHDPVLIQDLIRQELNFVKKNEIIFQFPPEKPAVAPLDPASGSIDPASTQVQTISARKVVKSQWVSPPADGPKNKRASRRRE; the protein is encoded by the coding sequence ATGACTTCACCGAGTGCGACGGTTGAGACCCAAAAAGTCGGGGGAGGCTATAAGCTCCTGGGGTGGATTGCATTGCCCCTGGGGGTGGTCTTGGTTCTGGTCCTGTTCAGCCATCGGGGTCTATACCAGATGTATAGCTTGGGGCATGAGCGGCAACGGTTAGAAAAGGAAAACGCCCGTCTAGCCGCTGAAAATGCCCGCCTGGCCCGCACCATCGACCGTCTGCAGCACGACCCGGTATTGATTCAGGACCTCATTCGCCAGGAACTCAATTTCGTCAAGAAAAACGAAATTATTTTCCAGTTCCCTCCGGAAAAACCAGCCGTGGCGCCGCTAGACCCGGCCAGCGGCAGCATTGATCCGGCGTCGACTCAGGTTCAGACTATTTCTGCCAGAAAAGTCGTGAAGTCTCAATGGGTTTCTCCACCGGCGGACGGTCCTAAGAACAAGCGCGCCAGCCGCCGACGGGAATGA